A single Verrucomicrobiia bacterium DNA region contains:
- a CDS encoding S8 family serine peptidase — translation MIFPAFLRRWSGWWLAGAISCLTVSAADKPIRLRNPLPSPIEAVAAAAAPGSSAPLTASGLFLIQFNQTLTASEQLLLKQRGVTLLRYVPDDAFVAKLQSAALSDLQALGWIKFIGRYGAEQKVEPRLTQILSTTTTNDEVAVAAVLTDVNEVQLQQARSQFHQLEHETSLPTGRILRGTVARAQFQTFAASEAVLWIEPAPRMKLFDEIASRIVAGDGPTHQTQMQALGYNGAGVTVAVADSGLDSGDTNSMHPDIQGRVRALFYYGTPGQLEDAADEHSHGTHCAGIIAGNGATGETDEDNFLYGLGVAPGASLIGQRIFDAAGGYAPPPSFETLTRDAKRAGADIGSNSWGDDTQGQYDVSAMEFDALVRDADVLALGDQPYILEFSAGNAGPNQQTIGSPAVAKNVIATGASQNNRFNLPIEDFAIYAEGEEAMSDFSSRGPCADGRIKPDLTAPGSWIASLRSVYANDGYAWWPISDNYLYQGGTSQAGPHVAGAAAVFVQYWREHQNGVTPSPALVKAALINSATDMDDGLTTAAAVPNNDEGWGRVDLPALLASTRNYDFTDQTALLTNGGVFEKRILVGSSDEPLKITLAYTDVPGLPAAAVALVNDLDLEVITPTGEIYRGNQFNDGESIPNAPLPDSINNVEAVHLATPAPGEYIIRVRGTRVVEDARQDTAAIDQDFALVASGHFVAPGFGIITLDRQFYRAPDQIRIALVDYDLAGQPSVTIQLRSTTEPAGEAITLFARDASGNFTNSVTTATGSAVADGRLQVAHGDIVEAIYEDTAPAGTRTATAQADLQPPIISGLHTSGQFGQLVVQWNTDEAARGEVYYGASTPDLSVTNNVLDNEQTIYLSGVAPGSTINFFVVASDAAGNRTTNNNNGALFIATNPQPSAVLLLDSYAENGFIAVPPLSGYTDALTAVGANFQVFDATGNNLPTLQQLQSFRCLIWRMDEISAPSPSLVSVVASYVTNGGSLFISGMDTVTRLGEAGATSFVKDILQVQANVEDQPVDEISGYPGDPIGAGISTDLDYRENYDDLMTFLELVGVSDPSDWITPTTNAAPVMLADGQIVGLRAPKTGVDLPGRVVFLSFPLDTVPLGSGIGNNRAGLLQNALNFLAPAGDASRVSLDSDVYSTPGRAIIEVEDVARGGQGSVQVTVGTWEHTNQVNATLLETPRAGLFRGSVLFSPVNDELPGVLWAQAQNTVFVDYFDAAVNRTNSTTATIDTTAPVISNVVIEPGYLEAMVYWDTSKDADSLVQYSESPGNLPNNFVAYDALPTTAHEVFLSGLKPSTTYYLRVTSRDRAGNTTIDDNDGQLYSFTTLQPLTPPWFDNLETNNTDWSVITADESESGWTRGTPGYGETAHSGTNVWGTIRNGAAVSQFESYLISPGILLTGGNQATLHFWQNYDFMAQGDFDIQLAAIEIITNVASEPVLLYQYGEDYSAGWEEMELDLTPFLGNVVYVVWYHFLFSFDAPPRLGWLIDDVSITTSTVVPGTIAITNNLWQSVFALAGPSGRTASGRTLLITNAAPGTYTIQYGDVPYFATPPSQTQTLSAGGSISFIGDYTFTDANTNGVPDAYELEKFGTVDPLRTPHTDTDQDGLSDWAEFVAGTDPNNPPPPFRLRAEALSDQLVQLSWPSVATHLYRVHGSTNGTAWQPVTGWFEGTGTNTSYVLGSTTNGVVRFFRVEANAGDGNIAGLFKLTATPLPNQQIHLDWPTAPGHAYRVMGSTNLSTWAPYTDWIRASGYTLNQTVSPSTNDAPVFFRLEAAP, via the coding sequence GTGATATTTCCAGCGTTTTTGCGCCGCTGGTCGGGCTGGTGGCTGGCGGGAGCGATCAGTTGCCTAACCGTAAGTGCGGCGGACAAACCCATCCGACTGCGCAATCCCCTGCCCTCACCGATTGAAGCGGTGGCGGCCGCGGCGGCTCCCGGTTCGAGCGCGCCGCTCACCGCCTCGGGCTTGTTCCTCATCCAATTCAACCAAACCTTGACCGCATCCGAGCAATTACTGCTGAAACAGCGGGGGGTCACGCTCCTGCGTTACGTCCCCGACGACGCGTTCGTAGCCAAACTGCAAAGCGCCGCGTTGAGCGATCTGCAAGCGTTGGGCTGGATAAAATTCATTGGACGTTACGGCGCGGAACAAAAAGTTGAGCCGCGCTTGACGCAAATTTTGTCCACCACAACCACCAACGACGAGGTGGCGGTGGCCGCCGTTCTCACCGACGTAAACGAAGTTCAGCTCCAGCAGGCGCGCAGTCAGTTTCATCAATTAGAACATGAAACATCGCTACCGACCGGGCGTATCTTGCGCGGTACCGTTGCCCGTGCTCAATTTCAAACCTTCGCCGCTTCGGAAGCCGTGCTGTGGATCGAACCGGCGCCGCGCATGAAACTCTTTGACGAAATTGCCAGCCGGATCGTGGCGGGCGACGGTCCGACGCATCAGACGCAAATGCAAGCGCTCGGTTACAACGGCGCGGGCGTGACGGTCGCCGTTGCGGATAGCGGCCTGGACAGTGGCGACACCAATTCCATGCATCCGGACATTCAAGGTCGCGTGCGGGCGCTGTTCTATTACGGCACGCCCGGACAACTGGAAGACGCGGCGGATGAGCACAGTCACGGCACACATTGCGCCGGGATCATTGCGGGCAACGGCGCGACGGGCGAGACCGATGAGGATAATTTTCTATACGGATTGGGCGTGGCGCCGGGAGCGAGTTTGATTGGACAACGCATTTTCGATGCGGCCGGTGGTTACGCGCCGCCGCCAAGTTTTGAAACCTTGACCCGCGATGCCAAACGCGCGGGCGCAGACATTGGCTCGAACAGTTGGGGTGACGACACGCAGGGACAATACGACGTCAGCGCCATGGAGTTTGACGCATTGGTGCGTGACGCTGACGTGCTCGCGTTGGGGGATCAACCGTACATCCTGGAATTTTCCGCCGGCAACGCCGGTCCAAATCAACAAACGATCGGCAGTCCGGCGGTGGCTAAAAATGTGATCGCCACCGGCGCCTCGCAAAATAATCGCTTCAATCTACCCATTGAAGACTTTGCCATTTATGCAGAAGGCGAGGAGGCAATGTCAGATTTCTCCAGTCGCGGTCCGTGTGCGGATGGCCGCATCAAACCCGACCTGACGGCGCCGGGAAGCTGGATCGCTTCGTTGCGATCGGTCTATGCCAACGACGGTTACGCGTGGTGGCCGATCTCGGATAATTACCTGTATCAAGGCGGCACCAGTCAGGCTGGTCCGCACGTTGCCGGGGCGGCGGCGGTTTTTGTGCAGTACTGGCGCGAGCATCAGAATGGCGTCACCCCTTCCCCGGCCCTGGTCAAAGCGGCGCTGATCAATTCCGCCACAGATATGGACGACGGCCTGACCACCGCCGCCGCCGTTCCGAACAACGACGAAGGTTGGGGTCGCGTAGATTTACCGGCGCTGCTGGCTTCCACACGGAATTATGATTTTACCGATCAAACCGCGCTACTTACCAACGGCGGCGTGTTCGAGAAACGCATTTTGGTTGGCAGTTCTGACGAGCCTTTGAAAATCACGCTGGCCTACACCGATGTTCCCGGTCTGCCCGCCGCCGCCGTGGCGCTCGTCAACGATCTCGATTTGGAAGTCATCACGCCGACGGGAGAAATTTATCGCGGCAACCAATTCAACGATGGCGAGTCCATTCCCAACGCCCCTCTGCCAGACTCGATCAATAACGTGGAAGCGGTGCATCTCGCGACGCCTGCGCCGGGCGAGTACATCATTCGCGTGCGGGGAACGCGGGTCGTGGAAGATGCCCGACAGGATACCGCCGCCATTGATCAGGATTTTGCGCTGGTGGCTTCCGGGCATTTCGTCGCACCCGGATTTGGAATCATCACGCTGGACCGCCAATTCTATCGCGCTCCAGATCAAATCCGTATCGCGTTGGTGGACTACGATCTGGCCGGACAGCCAAGCGTCACGATTCAACTACGGAGCACCACTGAACCAGCGGGTGAAGCGATCACCTTGTTCGCGCGAGACGCGAGCGGCAATTTCACCAACTCCGTCACCACCGCCACCGGCAGCGCGGTCGCGGATGGCCGTTTGCAAGTGGCACATGGCGATATCGTCGAGGCGATTTACGAGGATACCGCTCCGGCGGGAACGCGAACCGCCACCGCCCAGGCAGATTTGCAACCACCGATTATTTCCGGTCTTCACACCAGCGGCCAATTCGGACAGTTGGTCGTCCAATGGAACACCGATGAAGCGGCGCGAGGCGAGGTGTATTACGGCGCTTCGACTCCCGACCTGTCAGTCACCAATAATGTTCTCGATAATGAGCAAACGATTTATCTGTCCGGCGTGGCTCCCGGCTCCACGATAAACTTTTTTGTGGTGGCCAGTGACGCTGCGGGCAACCGCACCACCAATAACAACAATGGCGCGCTTTTCATCGCCACCAATCCCCAACCTTCCGCCGTGCTGCTGCTGGATTCCTACGCGGAAAACGGTTTTATTGCCGTGCCTCCGCTTTCCGGATACACGGATGCGTTAACCGCCGTGGGCGCGAACTTTCAGGTTTTTGACGCCACCGGCAACAACCTGCCGACGTTGCAACAGTTGCAGTCATTTCGTTGCCTGATTTGGCGGATGGATGAAATTTCCGCTCCCAGCCCTTCGCTCGTATCGGTCGTGGCGAGTTACGTCACCAACGGCGGCTCATTGTTCATCTCCGGCATGGATACCGTCACCCGCCTCGGTGAAGCGGGAGCGACGAGTTTTGTGAAGGACATTTTGCAAGTGCAGGCGAATGTCGAAGATCAGCCGGTGGACGAAATTAGCGGCTATCCAGGCGATCCGATCGGAGCGGGAATCAGCACCGATCTGGATTACCGGGAAAATTATGACGATCTGATGACGTTCCTGGAACTGGTGGGCGTCAGCGATCCGTCCGACTGGATCACCCCAACCACCAATGCCGCGCCCGTGATGCTGGCGGATGGGCAGATCGTCGGATTGCGCGCGCCCAAGACTGGCGTGGACCTGCCGGGACGCGTAGTGTTTCTGTCGTTCCCGCTCGATACGGTGCCGCTGGGCAGTGGCATCGGAAATAATCGCGCCGGGTTGCTGCAGAACGCATTGAACTTCCTCGCGCCCGCCGGCGACGCCAGTCGCGTATCACTCGACAGCGACGTGTATTCCACGCCGGGCCGCGCCATCATCGAGGTGGAAGACGTCGCGCGGGGCGGACAAGGTTCAGTTCAGGTAACGGTTGGCACCTGGGAGCACACCAATCAAGTCAACGCAACCTTGCTGGAAACACCTCGAGCCGGGTTGTTCCGGGGTAGCGTTTTATTTTCGCCCGTGAACGACGAATTACCCGGAGTGCTGTGGGCGCAGGCGCAAAACACAGTGTTCGTGGATTACTTCGACGCGGCGGTGAACCGCACCAATTCCACCACCGCCACCATTGACACCACCGCGCCAGTCATTAGCAACGTCGTGATCGAGCCGGGGTATCTGGAAGCGATGGTTTATTGGGATACGAGCAAGGACGCAGATTCCCTGGTGCAATACAGCGAATCGCCCGGCAATCTGCCCAATAACTTCGTCGCCTACGACGCCCTGCCCACCACGGCGCACGAGGTTTTTCTGAGCGGCCTCAAACCCAGCACCACCTATTATCTGCGCGTCACCAGTCGGGATCGGGCGGGCAACACCACCATTGATGACAATGACGGACAACTTTATTCCTTCACCACGTTGCAACCGCTCACGCCGCCCTGGTTCGACAACCTGGAAACCAACAATACCGACTGGTCCGTGATTACAGCGGACGAATCTGAAAGCGGCTGGACGCGCGGAACGCCGGGTTATGGTGAAACGGCCCACTCCGGCACGAACGTCTGGGGCACAATTCGGAACGGTGCTGCCGTCAGTCAATTTGAATCCTATCTCATCAGTCCTGGAATTCTCCTCACTGGCGGCAACCAGGCGACGCTCCATTTCTGGCAAAATTACGATTTCATGGCTCAGGGTGATTTCGACATTCAACTGGCCGCCATTGAAATCATCACCAACGTCGCCAGCGAACCCGTACTGCTTTATCAGTATGGGGAAGATTACTCCGCTGGCTGGGAGGAAATGGAACTCGATCTGACACCGTTTCTGGGCAATGTCGTTTACGTCGTCTGGTATCACTTCCTGTTCTCCTTCGACGCTCCGCCGCGGCTGGGTTGGTTGATTGACGACGTTTCCATCACCACCAGCACCGTTGTGCCCGGCACCATCGCGATTACGAATAACCTCTGGCAAAGTGTCTTTGCCCTGGCTGGCCCGAGCGGTCGCACTGCCAGCGGCCGCACGTTGCTGATCACCAACGCGGCGCCGGGCACTTACACCATCCAGTACGGCGACGTCCCGTATTTTGCGACCCCGCCCAGTCAGACCCAAACGCTCAGCGCCGGTGGCAGCATCAGTTTCATTGGCGACTACACGTTCACGGACGCCAACACCAACGGCGTTCCAGACGCCTATGAACTGGAAAAGTTCGGCACGGTGGATCCGCTGCGGACGCCGCACACGGATACCGATCAGGACGGCCTGAGTGATTGGGCTGAGTTTGTCGCGGGCACCGATCCCAACAATCCGCCGCCCCCGTTTCGCTTGCGAGCCGAGGCTCTGAGCGATCAACTGGTTCAACTTTCGTGGCCTTCGGTTGCCACTCACCTCTATCGAGTGCATGGCAGCACCAACGGCACTGCCTGGCAACCCGTTACCGGGTGGTTCGAGGGGACGGGGACGAATACCAGTTATGTCCTTGGCAGCACGACGAACGGTGTGGTGCGCTTTTTTCGCGTGGAGGCGAACGCCGGTGACGGCAACATCGCCGGCCTCTTCAAGCTGACGGCCACGCCGCTGCCGAATCAGCAAATTCATCTCGACTGGCCCACCGCCCCCGGACACGCCTATCGCGTGATGGGTAGCACGAATCTTTCGACCTGGGCTCCCTACACCGACTGGATTCGCGCGTCCGGCTACACGCTGAATCAGACCGTGTCGCCTTCAACCAATGACGCCCCCGTCTTCTTCCGCCTGGAAGCGGCGCCTTGA
- a CDS encoding LamG domain-containing protein — protein MKRKLLPNSIRKSLLAVPAAALMLGASQAGTTIGLNFQAWYYDSGTTPQTIGFGQGYQTTGFPVTARAFGVDAANWINTDPLPCSAVDEIIPLGSISAHLTTVNMWSGDIGNLVDPEHEWDEGYQSSVAPGNDEVTWGFQDNTGWTNTLSGLTTTFPNGYVIGLVGGVKCQPTSRVVTADGVDTYTNAFDAIWTGGNENFSGPVGLMILPALTSDSVTFGAASRSINSAESCAIGGFIITDQPVIGKDPADASVNYGGTLTLSAVSFGLPNGLTYQWRHYGTNLPGATNPVYTKTNATLEDEGPYELVVANAYGSATSSTATVTVAAQPSLTKDLTGTSGTVYAGANFAGWSVAAVGGEPLEYQWVRNGSTPVGDNSPVLTLNNVSATDGGDYSVTVVNAFGNVKSKTNHLTVVASPDLYTTDVAQDGPISYWPLNETSGTDVSDYSGNNHFGTNLTFVSLGVPGPRPPAYQGFSASKTAYEFDGYSGIIDCGLEAALLGTTDLTLEAWINTTTGGPIIEQRDEGGYDGEYMFTVGSDGRVGFVIYGGGYQFNLTSSGSVNDGKWHHVAAVRRNGTEGVIYIDGAVAASTTSATVASLIPLRVGIGGDLRDRNSFFGGQISDVAIYNYALSGSRIGIHAAHGLLGTGNIVLSVVPGGFVADTKPVGTLHPGINYGSVWEASVTDDSQLVTRTGVASFSGSGQIVIADSADFNTAQGTITFWLRANAPIPGPGSEAAILVDWRTTTGAIIGLDDGGGIFWQGQNGARNQFSAGYVPDNNWHHIAITFSQVVGDTLSTYVDGVLSGSQPVETAWSWPSGQPVELGLSHDGYWKKLNGQMDDFRIYNRILEPDEIGQVFASDALVDTSALKVRYNFDTANVGTSLTWPTGSLQRSRTLGSTADWETVSGATPPYPFLPPAPAKPTEDSMFYRVGF, from the coding sequence ATGAAGCGAAAATTGTTACCCAACTCCATTAGAAAATCCCTGCTTGCCGTGCCGGCAGCCGCTTTGATGCTTGGCGCTTCGCAGGCGGGGACCACCATCGGCCTGAATTTTCAGGCGTGGTATTATGACTCCGGGACCACCCCGCAAACGATCGGGTTTGGTCAGGGATATCAAACCACCGGCTTTCCTGTGACGGCCCGGGCCTTTGGCGTAGATGCAGCCAACTGGATTAATACCGACCCACTACCCTGCTCCGCAGTGGACGAGATCATTCCCCTCGGCTCCATTTCGGCCCACCTAACCACTGTGAACATGTGGTCCGGCGACATTGGCAATTTGGTGGATCCGGAACACGAATGGGACGAGGGTTATCAATCGTCAGTGGCGCCCGGAAACGATGAAGTCACCTGGGGTTTCCAAGATAACACCGGTTGGACCAATACCCTTAGCGGATTGACCACCACTTTTCCCAACGGGTACGTGATCGGTTTGGTGGGCGGGGTCAAGTGCCAACCGACCTCCCGAGTCGTTACGGCCGACGGTGTGGACACTTACACCAACGCCTTCGATGCGATCTGGACCGGCGGCAATGAAAACTTCAGCGGTCCCGTTGGCTTGATGATTCTGCCCGCGTTGACCAGCGATTCAGTTACGTTTGGCGCGGCTTCTCGAAGCATCAATTCCGCGGAAAGTTGCGCCATCGGTGGGTTCATCATCACCGATCAGCCGGTGATCGGCAAAGATCCAGCCGACGCTTCGGTCAATTACGGCGGCACATTGACCCTCTCGGCCGTGAGTTTCGGGCTTCCAAACGGATTGACCTATCAATGGCGGCATTACGGCACCAACCTGCCTGGCGCCACCAATCCCGTTTATACCAAGACCAACGCGACCCTCGAGGACGAAGGTCCCTATGAATTGGTGGTCGCCAATGCTTACGGTTCGGCTACCAGCAGTACGGCAACGGTAACGGTGGCGGCGCAGCCATCGCTCACGAAGGATTTAACCGGCACCAGCGGCACGGTTTACGCCGGCGCGAATTTTGCCGGTTGGTCGGTAGCGGCTGTTGGCGGAGAACCGCTGGAATATCAGTGGGTCAGGAACGGCAGCACGCCGGTCGGCGACAACAGTCCGGTGTTGACGCTCAACAACGTGAGCGCCACCGATGGTGGCGATTACTCCGTGACGGTCGTGAACGCCTTTGGCAACGTCAAGAGCAAGACCAATCATCTGACGGTGGTTGCCTCACCCGATCTTTACACGACTGATGTGGCGCAAGATGGCCCAATCAGTTACTGGCCGTTAAATGAAACCAGCGGAACGGACGTTTCCGATTATTCCGGAAACAACCATTTCGGCACCAATCTGACTTTTGTCAGCTTGGGCGTGCCCGGACCGCGGCCACCTGCCTACCAGGGCTTCAGCGCCAGCAAGACGGCATACGAATTCGATGGTTACAGCGGCATCATTGATTGCGGCCTGGAGGCGGCTCTGCTGGGAACGACAGACCTGACGTTGGAAGCCTGGATTAACACCACAACGGGCGGCCCGATTATTGAGCAACGCGATGAAGGCGGATACGATGGGGAATACATGTTCACGGTCGGTAGCGACGGACGGGTTGGCTTCGTCATCTACGGCGGTGGATATCAATTCAACCTGACCTCCAGCGGCAGTGTGAACGACGGCAAATGGCACCATGTGGCGGCGGTGCGAAGGAATGGAACCGAAGGCGTCATTTACATTGACGGCGCGGTGGCGGCTTCGACCACCTCGGCCACCGTGGCCTCGCTGATTCCGCTGCGGGTCGGCATCGGTGGCGACTTGCGCGATCGCAATAGTTTCTTCGGAGGGCAGATCAGTGATGTGGCCATCTATAATTACGCGCTATCGGGAAGTCGGATCGGTATCCACGCCGCACACGGCTTGCTGGGTACGGGGAACATTGTGCTCTCGGTGGTGCCCGGCGGTTTCGTCGCTGACACCAAACCAGTCGGCACCCTCCATCCCGGCATCAATTATGGCAGCGTTTGGGAAGCCTCGGTCACCGATGATTCCCAACTGGTAACGCGCACCGGAGTTGCTTCCTTCAGTGGTTCCGGGCAAATCGTCATTGCCGACAGCGCGGATTTCAACACCGCCCAGGGCACGATCACGTTCTGGTTGCGCGCCAACGCTCCGATTCCCGGTCCGGGAAGTGAAGCGGCCATTCTGGTTGACTGGCGCACCACCACCGGCGCCATCATCGGTTTGGATGACGGCGGCGGCATCTTCTGGCAGGGACAGAACGGTGCGCGAAACCAATTCTCGGCCGGTTACGTGCCTGACAATAACTGGCACCATATCGCAATCACCTTCAGCCAGGTGGTTGGTGATACGCTCTCCACTTACGTTGACGGGGTCCTCTCGGGTTCACAACCGGTGGAGACCGCTTGGTCATGGCCTTCCGGACAGCCGGTGGAACTGGGCCTGTCTCACGATGGCTATTGGAAAAAACTGAACGGACAAATGGATGATTTCCGAATCTACAACCGCATCCTCGAACCCGACGAAATCGGACAAGTGTTTGCCAGCGACGCCTTGGTGGATACCAGTGCGCTGAAAGTGCGATACAACTTTGACACGGCGAACGTGGGCACCAGCCTGACCTGGCCCACCGGCTCATTGCAACGGTCGCGGACGCTGGGCAGCACCGCGGATTGGGAAACGGTTTCGGGGGCAACACCGCCCTACCCGTTCCTGCCACCCGCGCCCGCAAAACCCACCGAGGACTCCATGTTCTATCGGGTTGGGTTCTGA